The Pseudochaenichthys georgianus chromosome 8, fPseGeo1.2, whole genome shotgun sequence genome has a segment encoding these proteins:
- the LOC117451095 gene encoding serine/threonine-protein kinase SBK1-like, giving the protein MNSLPHGSRASIDILEELQLIAAQNLEKLDINKYYEVVCELGKGTYGKVDLVVHKIRGTKMALKFLKRKTTKLKSFLREYSISLYLSPCPFIINMYGIAFETDEYYIFAQEYALAGDLFDIIPPQVGLPECVAKRCVHQVAIALDYLHCKKLVHRDIKPENILIFDKECRKVKLSDFGMTRRAGSPVKRVSGTIPYTAPELCDTSRHEGFCVDYSTDVWAFGVLLFCMLTGNFPWEKAMPNDTFYEEFVRWQRRRTGMVPSQWRRFTDYSLRMFRRLLSIEQERRCSVKEVFSYFNQSWMLDTENGNGLASSAAPPLDISSSSSEENVLVDRLKQQSLSPACMAAKGSLMMDTHFSSVSTNSSPSSTGSYDRVNRENNERGRHLVATPIEICV; this is encoded by the exons ATGAACTCCTTGCCACACGGCTCCCGCGCCTCCATCGACATCCTGGAGGAACTCCAGCTGATTGCTGCTCAGAACCTGGAGAAACTGGACATCAACAAATACTATGAGGTGGTCTGTGAGCTGGGGAAGGGCACGTACGGGAAGGTGGACCTGGTCGTACACAAAATCAGag GCACTAAAATGGCCCTGAAGTTTCTGAAGAGGAAGACGACGAAGCTGAAGAGTTTCCTGAGGGAGTACAGCATCTCCCTGTACCTGTCGCCTTGCCCCTTCATCATCAACATGTACGGCATCGCCTTCGAGACCGACGAGTACTACATATTCGCTCAGGAGTACGCGCTGGCAGGAGATCTGTTCGACATCATCCCTCCACAg GTGGGTCTTCCTGAGTGTGTGGCGAAGCGCTGCGTCCACCAGGTGGCGATCGCCCTGGATTACCTGCATTGTAAGAAACTCGTGCACAGAGACATCAAACCCGAGAACATCCTCATTTTCGACAAAGAGTGTCGCAAAGTCAAGCTCTCGGACTTTGGCATGACGCGGCGCGCCGGCTCCCCGGTGAAGCGCGTCAGCGGCACCATCCCATACACGGCGCCTGAGCTGTGCGACACCTCGCGGCACGAGGGCTTCTGCGTGGACTACAGCACGGACGTGTGGGCGTTCGGCGTGCTGCTCTTCTGCATGTTGACGGGGAACTTCCCCTGGGAGAAGGCCATGCCAAACGACACCTTCTACGAGGAGTTTGTGCGCTGGCAGCGGCGCCGGACAGGCATGGTGCCGTCGCAGTGGCGCCGCTTCACCGATTATTCTCTCCGAATGTTCCGAAGGCTCCTCTCCATTGAGCAGGAGCGCCGCTGCTCCGTCAAAGAAGTCTTCAGCTACTTCAACCAGAGCTGGATGCTGGACACGGAGAACGGGAACGGCTTGGCGAGCAGCGCGGCGCCCCCTCTGGACATCAGCTCGTCGTCGTCTGAGGAGAACGTGTTGGTGGACCGGCTGAAGCAACAGAGCCTGTCCCCCGCCTGCATGGCAGCGAAGGGGAGCCTCATGATGGACACACACTTCTCCTCCGTGTCCACGAACAGCTCGCCCTCCTCCACTGGCAGCTACGATCGCGTCAACAGAGAGAACAACGAGAGAGGGCGCCACCTGGTGGCCACGCCCATCGAGATCTGCGTCTAG